CGCTACCGAAGCGATTAACTTTCATCTTAACGTTTGGGCAATTGGAGTTGTAATTACCGTATTGTCTTTTATTACCTTTGGTTTATTAGGTCTAATTCTCGCGCCTATTTGGTTAATCTATCATTGGGGTCTATCAATTTGGGCAGTTATTCATACTCTTAACAGTCCAGACAAAGCTTTCCGCTATCCCTTTATCTTCCGTCT
This region of Myxosarcina sp. GI1 genomic DNA includes:
- a CDS encoding DUF4870 domain-containing protein; translated protein: MQAGSDLDKRKLLSAGCHASIFISALIVSIGIPVAIMFVSEDAIVKENATEAINFHLNVWAIGVVITVLSFITFGLLGLILAPIWLIYHWGLSIWAVIHTLNSPDKAFRYPFIFRLI